A window of Chloracidobacterium sp. N contains these coding sequences:
- a CDS encoding PQQ-binding-like beta-propeller repeat protein has product MKRPVWRSGSVVLAVGLALVLSQMLVAQQRPRPRPVPSLNGRVAIAPTTLSTDWLYLDPDSARQEPLVTENAVYVPLRTGKVVALARTDGARLWESAPGVATTAKLYRLGDALLACASSPAADGSPPGGIVRLLDLTTGVVRREVTLPAPITSRVVEDGVRLYVRLGAAEIAALDPHDFSCRWSVAGDFTEHLTYARGTVFVGTSAGALWALDAGDGRRQWDCALGAPPGPAAIGGEMVYCGTSDGEVVAIGRADGRLRWRRRTGAAVMAPPLIAHQQVLVASYDNFLYAFHPQTGELRWQQQMAGRLVSPPSWLTETTLAVAALDDREITVVQAPDGRIVARWQLASERIFSALHVEQGMVVMATERGIAAARLQ; this is encoded by the coding sequence ATGAAGCGCCCGGTCTGGCGGAGCGGCAGCGTCGTTTTGGCAGTTGGGTTGGCCCTTGTCCTGAGCCAGATGCTGGTGGCGCAGCAGCGTCCGCGCCCGCGTCCCGTACCGTCTCTGAATGGCCGGGTTGCCATTGCTCCCACCACACTTTCCACCGACTGGCTCTACCTGGACCCGGATAGTGCGCGCCAGGAACCGCTGGTGACGGAAAACGCGGTGTATGTTCCGCTGCGCACCGGGAAGGTCGTGGCCCTGGCGCGAACGGACGGCGCGCGACTGTGGGAAAGCGCGCCGGGCGTGGCCACCACGGCCAAACTGTATCGCCTGGGAGATGCCCTTCTGGCCTGTGCCTCCAGCCCGGCGGCGGATGGCTCCCCGCCGGGCGGTATTGTCCGCCTGCTCGATCTGACGACCGGCGTGGTTCGCCGTGAAGTGACGCTGCCAGCGCCCATCACTTCGCGGGTGGTGGAGGATGGTGTCCGGCTCTATGTCCGGCTCGGAGCGGCAGAGATCGCGGCGCTTGACCCGCATGACTTTTCCTGCCGCTGGTCCGTTGCCGGGGACTTCACGGAGCATCTCACGTATGCCAGGGGAACGGTTTTCGTCGGCACTTCCGCCGGCGCGCTCTGGGCGTTGGACGCCGGGGACGGTCGTCGCCAGTGGGACTGTGCGCTGGGCGCGCCGCCCGGGCCGGCTGCCATCGGAGGGGAGATGGTGTACTGTGGCACGTCCGACGGCGAGGTGGTGGCAATTGGACGCGCCGATGGGCGCTTGCGGTGGCGGCGGCGAACGGGGGCTGCCGTGATGGCCCCGCCGCTCATCGCTCATCAGCAGGTTCTCGTTGCCTCGTATGATAACTTTCTTTACGCCTTCCATCCGCAGACCGGCGAGCTACGCTGGCAGCAGCAGATGGCAGGTCGGTTGGTGTCGCCCCCTTCCTGGCTGACGGAGACGACCCTTGCTGTGGCTGCCCTCGATGACCGTGAAATTACGGTCGTGCAGGCGCCGGATGGACGCATCGTGGCGCGGTGGCAGCTTGCCTCCGAGCGCATCTTTTCGGCGCTGCACGTGGAACAGGGGATGGTGGTGATGGCAACTGAACGGGGTATTGCCGCGGCCCGGCTCCAGTGA
- a CDS encoding crotonase/enoyl-CoA hydratase family protein, producing METVTYEVQAGVAVVTLRRPEVRNAVDDPTAAALDAAFHRFEADDACAVAILTGAGGHFCAGADLKAVAAGARVNLRETGLAPMGPTRRCLPKPVIAAIEGYAVAGGLELALWCDLRVAARTAVFGVFCRRFGVPLVDGGTVRLPRLIGFGRAMDMILTGRPVAAEEALAMGLVNRLCPEGKALETALAVAQSIAAFPQTCLRSDRQSLYEQAGLDWEQALRNEFRRGMDVLATGETQAGAQRFAGGAGRHGAFE from the coding sequence ATGGAAACGGTCACGTATGAAGTCCAGGCGGGGGTAGCCGTCGTCACGCTGCGGCGGCCGGAAGTGCGCAACGCCGTGGATGATCCCACCGCGGCAGCACTGGATGCGGCTTTCCACCGCTTCGAAGCGGATGATGCCTGTGCGGTCGCCATCCTGACCGGCGCCGGTGGTCACTTTTGCGCCGGAGCCGACCTCAAGGCCGTGGCCGCTGGCGCCAGAGTCAATCTCCGGGAGACCGGACTGGCCCCGATGGGGCCCACCCGCCGCTGCCTCCCGAAGCCGGTGATTGCCGCCATCGAAGGCTATGCCGTTGCCGGGGGGCTGGAACTGGCCCTGTGGTGTGATCTGCGGGTCGCCGCCCGGACGGCGGTGTTCGGTGTGTTTTGCCGTCGCTTTGGCGTGCCCCTCGTAGACGGCGGAACCGTCCGCCTTCCCCGGCTGATCGGATTTGGGCGGGCCATGGACATGATTCTGACGGGCCGCCCGGTTGCTGCCGAAGAAGCTTTGGCGATGGGCTTGGTCAATCGCCTCTGCCCGGAAGGCAAGGCGTTGGAAACTGCGCTGGCTGTGGCGCAATCCATCGCAGCTTTTCCCCAAACCTGTCTGCGCAGCGATCGCCAGTCGCTGTATGAACAGGCCGGATTGGACTGGGAACAGGCGCTCCGAAATGAGTTCCGGCGCGGAATGGATGTGTTGGCCACGGGCGAAACCCAAGCCGGCGCCCAACGCTTTGCAGGTGGTGCCGGTCGCCATGGAGCCTTTGAATGA
- a CDS encoding alpha/beta fold hydrolase produces the protein MSFLLAERLFTALFGEPTGPLYDEGYVERRPARPGAARPLQYELLLDAPTLKLRHYLPLRRPRRRLPVLLVPPLMVTADVFELHPRRSLARYLVEQGYDVFLLDYGKPQSRDRRLSLGRYIEHRVHTGVRVVKQVTGSDELSLIGYCLGGIFANCYAALHPQSGIRNIVTIGTPTDFSAMPLQRILAGVSRQPLETLAATYGYIPAAVCNASFHLLHPDAILRHPLEFWRSLRDPDFAASPRPDGGRHLEYVNLTAAAFRQLWHNFVMGNELMQDQFTIGRRRVNYGRIQAAALVLASREDRLVPPAAVTAVTKKLMTQDVTVRFVKGGHLGMLMGSRAERTWRLTAEWLDTRSRYRSRYRATPAPKARPATVVPLPATSLPLPVALRKVS, from the coding sequence ATGTCTTTCCTGCTTGCCGAACGCCTGTTCACCGCCTTGTTTGGCGAACCTACCGGGCCACTGTATGACGAGGGCTACGTGGAGCGCCGTCCCGCCCGTCCGGGCGCGGCACGCCCGCTGCAATACGAACTGCTGCTGGATGCGCCCACCCTCAAGCTGCGGCACTACCTTCCTTTGCGTCGTCCGCGCCGGCGGCTTCCGGTGCTGCTTGTTCCACCGCTGATGGTGACGGCCGATGTCTTCGAGCTGCATCCACGGCGCAGCCTCGCGCGTTACCTGGTTGAACAGGGCTATGATGTCTTTTTGCTCGACTATGGTAAACCACAGTCCCGCGACCGTCGCCTGTCACTGGGGCGCTACATCGAGCACCGGGTACATACCGGGGTGCGGGTGGTCAAGCAGGTGACGGGATCGGATGAACTGTCGCTCATTGGTTACTGCTTGGGCGGTATTTTTGCCAACTGCTATGCCGCGCTGCATCCGCAGTCCGGCATCCGCAATATCGTCACGATTGGCACACCGACGGATTTTTCGGCCATGCCACTTCAGCGGATTCTGGCTGGAGTTTCCCGCCAGCCGCTCGAAACGTTGGCGGCCACCTACGGTTACATTCCGGCGGCCGTCTGCAATGCATCCTTCCACCTGCTGCACCCGGACGCCATCCTGCGTCACCCGCTGGAGTTCTGGCGCAGCCTGCGTGACCCGGACTTTGCCGCGTCGCCGCGCCCGGACGGGGGGCGCCACCTTGAATATGTCAACCTGACGGCAGCCGCCTTCCGGCAGTTGTGGCATAACTTCGTCATGGGCAATGAGCTGATGCAGGACCAGTTCACCATTGGCCGCCGCCGGGTCAACTATGGACGCATCCAGGCGGCGGCGCTCGTTCTGGCCAGCCGTGAAGACCGGCTCGTGCCGCCGGCGGCCGTCACGGCCGTGACCAAAAAACTGATGACTCAGGATGTGACGGTACGGTTCGTCAAGGGAGGTCACCTGGGGATGCTGATGGGTTCACGGGCGGAACGGACCTGGCGCCTCACGGCCGAGTGGCTCGACACCCGTTCCCGCTACCGTTCCCGCTACCGGGCGACGCCGGCGCCCAAAGCCAGGCCGGCCACGGTTGTTCCGCTGCCGGCGACTTCCCTCCCGCTGCCGGTGGCCCTGCGCAAGGTCTCCTGA
- a CDS encoding 4'-phosphopantetheinyl transferase superfamily protein: protein MTAPYLNQTPEQSATPAKVQTALSPTAVHLWWLPLPRSAPVEAVESLLSADERQQARRFRRPAAAQQFCLGRARLRTILGSYLGLPPQHLRFAYTPNGKPYLPETPHLTFSLTHTGDLGLLAVTCHRRVGVDVEAPHRRANWRGLARRCLSDAAYRTLGTLPDEEQRQAMTWYWVCHEAWLKARGEASLRRLLRIDLPWARACAGDASHITMQDVSGQTWLIRNVSRDGICAALVVECAPDASIEVVIFDWSLDWRWLPQT, encoded by the coding sequence ATGACCGCCCCCTACTTAAACCAGACTCCCGAACAATCGGCAACTCCGGCGAAGGTGCAGACGGCGCTCTCCCCTACGGCCGTTCATCTCTGGTGGCTGCCCCTGCCCCGGTCAGCCCCTGTGGAAGCTGTGGAAAGTCTGCTCAGCGCCGATGAGCGGCAGCAGGCCCGGCGCTTCCGGCGGCCGGCGGCTGCCCAGCAGTTCTGCCTGGGACGCGCCCGGCTGCGCACCATTCTGGGAAGCTACCTCGGTCTGCCCCCCCAGCACCTGCGGTTTGCCTACACGCCCAACGGCAAGCCCTACCTGCCGGAGACGCCCCATCTGACGTTCAGCCTGACGCATACCGGCGACCTCGGCCTGCTGGCCGTCACCTGCCACCGCCGGGTGGGGGTGGATGTCGAAGCCCCCCACCGACGGGCCAACTGGCGGGGTCTCGCCCGGCGGTGCCTGTCCGATGCGGCATATCGCACGCTGGGCACCCTGCCGGATGAGGAACAGCGACAGGCGATGACTTGGTACTGGGTGTGCCACGAAGCCTGGCTCAAGGCCCGGGGTGAAGCCAGCCTGCGCCGCCTGCTGCGCATTGACCTCCCCTGGGCCAGGGCTTGCGCGGGAGATGCCTCCCACATCACCATGCAGGACGTTTCTGGACAGACCTGGCTCATAAGGAATGTTTCACGGGATGGCATCTGTGCCGCGCTCGTTGTCGAGTGCGCCCCGGATGCCAGTATCGAGGTCGTCATCTTTGACTGGAGCCTGGACTGGCGCTGGCTGCCGCAGACCTAA